In Zingiber officinale cultivar Zhangliang chromosome 8B, Zo_v1.1, whole genome shotgun sequence, a single genomic region encodes these proteins:
- the LOC122013596 gene encoding zinc finger MYM-type protein 1-like, with product MEHQSATKKGKTLISSFFKKRDRETSESTSIPTTMENQSSEGLLIPSVQISSISSPSKDHQSSSACIERDPGKRKPICEYHVNTRDEIRRSYLKMGPYQPDMLEYPATKFGNQNRRFQKKWFQKFHWLKYSPSTNKAYCFYCFLFLNDINSSNISALVSEGFDNWKRVNQGKTCAFLAHIGSVASSPHTMSERRAENLMRPSQHIDNVMYVQAKEEKEKNRLCLKTSIVTVRWLALQGCAFRGNDESLSSSNRGNFLELVKAFAKMSTEINEVVLENAPKNAQYIVPEIQKDILDIMANRVRQMVRKEVGDKFFCILVDETRDISKREQMAIILRFVNNHGILTERFFASKSVSDTTSLNLKKEISNVLVHHDLQVKKLRGQGYDGASNMRGAWNGLQALFLRDCPYAYYVHCFAHRLQLTLVSAAKDVSVIWEFFSHLDNIVNVVTSSTKRIAELHTAQRNEIEHMLAIGERDSGSGANQIGNLQRAGATRWSSHYDSVKSLIGMYAATCKVFEVLSDYSPNGRAKAEVRGIYRNMASFEFVFILHLMHKIMRTTDILCQILQRKSQDILTAITFVSTTKTILQELRECGWEEFLQEVKVFCSRNDIDVPDLDCLYKIGRSRQQTTIEHHYHFDVFNVAIDFILMELNTRFNESSVELLSLSTALDPKNSFDSINSDDICKLAKKFYPEDFTNQDIVALEYELVHYKLDVMQNLKASTLVELCQQLIESGRSKVYIMLTRLIHLVLTLPVSTATTERAFSAMKHVKTALRNKMEDDFLEDCLTLYIERDLAKDIDIDSIIDEFYVSKSRRAQLC from the coding sequence ATGGAACATCAATCTGCTACAAAGAAAGGAAAGACATTAATATCATCTTTCTTTAAAAAGAGAGATCGTGAAACTAGTGAAAGTACTTCAATTCCTACTACAATGGAAAATCAATCTAGTGAAGGTCTTCTCATTCCTAGTGTCCAAATTTCTTCAATTTCTTCTCCTAGCAAAGACCATCAATCATCATCTGCTTGTATTGAACGAGATCCGGGAAAAAGAAAACCAATATGTGAATATCATGTTAATACACGAGATGAGATAAGACGTTCATATCTAAAGATGGGGCCTTATCAACCAGATATGTTGGAGTATCCGGCTACAAAATTTGGAAATCAAAATCGTCGGTTTCAGAAAAAATGGTTTCAGAAATTTCATTGGTTAAAGTATTCGCCTTCAACAAATAAGGCATATTGtttttattgttttctttttctgaaTGATATTAATTCATCTAATATCTCGGCACTAGTCAGTGAAGGATTTGACAATTGGAAAAGGGTAAACCAAGGAAAAACATGTGCATTTCTTGCCCATATTGGTTCTGTAGCTTCTTCGCCTCATACTATGTCTGAGAGAAGGGCTGAAAATTTGATGAGACCCTCTCAGCATATTGATAATGTGATGTATGTTCAAgctaaagaagaaaaggagaaaaatcGTTTATGTTTGAAGACCTCAATTGTCACTGTTCGATGGCTAGCACTTCAAGGTTGTGCCTTTAGAGGTAATGATGAATCTCTATCTTCATCTAATCGTGGGAATTTCCTTGAATTGGTGAAGGCTTTTGCAAAAATGAGTACGGAAATTAATGAAGTTGTACTTGAGAATGCTCCAAAAAATGCCCAATATATTGTTCCAGAAATTCAGAAAGATATTTTAGATATTATGGCCAATAGAGTACGACAGATGGTTCGTAAAGAAGTTGGAGATAAATTCTTCTGTATTCTTGTTGATGAAACACGAGATATATCTAAACGGGAGCAAATGGCCATTATCTTGAGGTTTGTGAACAATCATGGGATTTTGACAGAAAGATTTTTTGCTAGCAAAAGTGTTAGTGATACTACCTCATTGAATTTGaaaaaagaaatatcaaatgttCTTGTTCATCATGATCTACAAGTTAAGAAACTCAGAggccaaggatatgatggtgctagCAATATGCGTGGCGCGTGGAATGGACTCCAGGCATTATTTCTCAGAGATTGTCCTTATGCATACTATGTTCACTGTTTTGCTCATCGACTACAATTAACATTGGTCTCTGCCGCTAAGGATGTCAGTGTTATTTGGGAATTCTTTTCTCATTTGGATAATATTGTCAATGTTGTTACTTCTTCTACTAAGCGCATTGCTGAGTTACATACTGCACAAAGAAATGAAATTGAACATATGTTGGCAATCGGAGAACGTGATTCTGGAAGTGGGGCCAATCAGATTGGTAATTTGCAGCGGGCAGGAGCTACTCGTTGGAGTTCTCACTATGACTCAGTAAAAAGCTTGATAGGTATGTACGCTGCAACTTGCAAAGTTTTTGAAGTTCTTAGTGACTATTCTCCAAATGGAAGAGCTAAGGCTGAAGTTCGGGGAATTTACAGAAACATGGCAAGCTTTGAATTTGTGTTCATTTTGCACTTGATGCATAAAATTATGAGAACAACAGATATTCTTTGTCAAATTCTTCAAAGAAAATCTCAAGACATTTTGACTGCTATTACATTTGTCTCTACTACCAAAACCATCCTTCAAGAACTTAGAGAATGTGGGTGGGAAGAATTTCTTCAAGAAGTGAAAGTTTTTTGTTCgagaaatgatattgatgtgccTGACCTTGATTGCCTATATAAGATTGGTCGTTCTCGTCAGCAAACTACAATTGAGCATCATTATCACTTTGATGTTTTTAATGTAGCAATAGATTTCATTTTGATGGAGTTAAATACTCGGTTCAATGAGTCATCAGTGGAACTTCTTTCTCTTAGTACAGCTTTAGATCCGAAAAATTCATTTGATTCAATTAACAGTGATGATATTTGCAAACTTGCAAAGAAGTTTTATCCTGAAGATTTCACAAATCAAGACATCGTTGCTTTGGAATATGAATTGGTACATTATAAACTTGATGTGATGCAAAATTTGAAGGCTTCTACACTTGTTGAGTTGTGTCAGCAATTGATTGAGAGTGGGCGGTCAAAGGTTTACATTATGTTAACTAGATTGATTCATCTCGTTTTGACATTACCTGTTTCTACTGCCACTACTGAGCGAGCCTTTTCAGCAATGAAGCATGTGAAGACGGCACTTCGCAATAAAATGGAGGATGATTTTCTTGAAGATTGTTTGACACTCTATATTGAACGAGATTTAGCTAAAGATATAGATATAGATTCTATTATAGATGAATTTTATGTTTCAAAATCTCGTAGGGCACAACTTTGTTGA
- the LOC122015241 gene encoding probable protein phosphatase 2C 72 isoform X1 has product MGTCFSSAGSEEEEQAGDEAVVVYVGRGDELSPDAKGRRILSVCSRKGKKGLNQDAAILWEGYGGEEDGLFCGVFDGHGRNGHIISKLVRDQLPPLILGERRELGKQKPVSSAEILDEWNETCASAFRAMDQELMLKPDLDCTYSGTTSVSIMKQGEDLIIANLGDSRAVMAAVSEDGRLEAIQLTTDLKPSVPLISGSAEEAERIRKSNGRVFALKCEPHIQRVWLPNENFPGLAMARAFGDFHLKNYGVISIPDVSHYHLTDRDLFLVLATDGVWDVLSNEEAVSAVWSGSSSSNEDPSRKLVEAARRAWRSKFPSAKVDDCTAACLFFQERREGISLPRNNKKR; this is encoded by the exons atggggACCTGCTTCTCTTCTGCTGGCTCAGAGGAGGAGGAGCAAGCAGGCGATGAAGCAGTAGTAGTTTATGTGGGGCGGGGTGATGAATTGAGCCCTGACGCGAAGGGGAGAAGGATTCTTTCTGTGTGTTCTCGGAAAGGGAAAAAGGGCCTGAACCAGGACGCTGCTATCCTCTGGGAG GGTTATGGAGGTGAAGAAGATGGACTGTTCTGTGGGGTCTTCGATGGCCATGGGAGAAATGGTCATATCATCAGCAAGCTCGTCCGAGACCAACTACCTCCCTTGATACTCGGCGAACGCAGAGAGTTGGGAAAACAGAAGCCGGTCTCATCGGCAGAGATACTCGATGAGTGGAACGAGACTTGCGCCAGTGCTTTCAGGGCCATGGACCAAGAGCTCATGCTCAAGCCAGATTTAGATTGCACGTACAGTGGAACTACATCGGTGTCCATCATGAAGCAG GGGGAAGATCTAATTATCGCTAACCTTGGGGATTCGAGAGCAGTAATGGCGGCCGTATCCGAAGATGGCCGTCTCGAGGCAATCCAGTTAACTACCGACTTGAAGCCTAGCGTACCTC TTATTTCTGGATCTGCAGAAGAAGCGGAGAGAATAAGGAAGAGCAATGGGCGTGTGTTTGCGCTCAAGTGCGAACCCCACATTCAGCGTGTTTGGCTGCCCAACGAGAATTTCCCTGGGCTCGCCATGGCCAGAGCTTTCGGGGACTTCCACCTCAAGAATTACGGCGTCATCTCCATCCCTGACGTCTCGCATTACCACCTCACGGACAGAGATCTCTTCCTAGTTCTCGCAACCGACGGG GTTTGGGACGTGCTTTCGAACGAAGAGGCTGTATCCGCCGTTTGGTcaggcagcagcagcagcaacgaGGACCCCTCGAGAAAACTGGTGGAAGCGGCGCGGAGAGCGTGGAGATCCAAATTCCCTTCGGCAAAAGTGGACGATTGCACTGCTGCTTGCTTGTTCttccaagagagaagagagggcATTTCACTTCCAAGAAACAACAAGAAGAGATGA
- the LOC122015241 gene encoding probable protein phosphatase 2C 72 isoform X2 translates to MGTCFSSAGSEEEEQAGDEAVVVYVGRGDELSPDAKGRRILSVCSRKGKKGLNQDAAILWEGYGGEEDGLFCGVFDGHGRNGHIISKLVRDQLPPLILGERRELGKQKPVSSAEILDEWNETCASAFRAMDQELMLKPDLDCTYSGTTSVSIMKQGEDLIIANLGDSRAVMAAVSEDGRLEAIQLTTDLKPSVPQEAERIRKSNGRVFALKCEPHIQRVWLPNENFPGLAMARAFGDFHLKNYGVISIPDVSHYHLTDRDLFLVLATDGVWDVLSNEEAVSAVWSGSSSSNEDPSRKLVEAARRAWRSKFPSAKVDDCTAACLFFQERREGISLPRNNKKR, encoded by the exons atggggACCTGCTTCTCTTCTGCTGGCTCAGAGGAGGAGGAGCAAGCAGGCGATGAAGCAGTAGTAGTTTATGTGGGGCGGGGTGATGAATTGAGCCCTGACGCGAAGGGGAGAAGGATTCTTTCTGTGTGTTCTCGGAAAGGGAAAAAGGGCCTGAACCAGGACGCTGCTATCCTCTGGGAG GGTTATGGAGGTGAAGAAGATGGACTGTTCTGTGGGGTCTTCGATGGCCATGGGAGAAATGGTCATATCATCAGCAAGCTCGTCCGAGACCAACTACCTCCCTTGATACTCGGCGAACGCAGAGAGTTGGGAAAACAGAAGCCGGTCTCATCGGCAGAGATACTCGATGAGTGGAACGAGACTTGCGCCAGTGCTTTCAGGGCCATGGACCAAGAGCTCATGCTCAAGCCAGATTTAGATTGCACGTACAGTGGAACTACATCGGTGTCCATCATGAAGCAG GGGGAAGATCTAATTATCGCTAACCTTGGGGATTCGAGAGCAGTAATGGCGGCCGTATCCGAAGATGGCCGTCTCGAGGCAATCCAGTTAACTACCGACTTGAAGCCTAGCGTACCTC AAGAAGCGGAGAGAATAAGGAAGAGCAATGGGCGTGTGTTTGCGCTCAAGTGCGAACCCCACATTCAGCGTGTTTGGCTGCCCAACGAGAATTTCCCTGGGCTCGCCATGGCCAGAGCTTTCGGGGACTTCCACCTCAAGAATTACGGCGTCATCTCCATCCCTGACGTCTCGCATTACCACCTCACGGACAGAGATCTCTTCCTAGTTCTCGCAACCGACGGG GTTTGGGACGTGCTTTCGAACGAAGAGGCTGTATCCGCCGTTTGGTcaggcagcagcagcagcaacgaGGACCCCTCGAGAAAACTGGTGGAAGCGGCGCGGAGAGCGTGGAGATCCAAATTCCCTTCGGCAAAAGTGGACGATTGCACTGCTGCTTGCTTGTTCttccaagagagaagagagggcATTTCACTTCCAAGAAACAACAAGAAGAGATGA